One Lampris incognitus isolate fLamInc1 chromosome 14, fLamInc1.hap2, whole genome shotgun sequence DNA window includes the following coding sequences:
- the LOC130123753 gene encoding beta-1,3-galactosyltransferase 2-like, translating to MQWKRRHCCSHIAGLVYLLALLGVLAFVVHQDWLPGLTGALWQRGHPMDYRGEGLHTTKAKGNTSSGQALWRFVIVPQPTFMSDANTSSQQEEGDSSPQAETGLENSLAANTSQSEEGGPSYKQTLGPYPYIINEPYKCPESKLAPFLVLLIATEARQVEARDAIRQTWGNESVALGVGFIRLFLLGTNKGELGRLQQRTLESESLRHHDIIQQDFLDTYNNLTTKTLMGINWVAMYCRKASYVMKTDSDMFVNTEYLVHKLLRPELKPKKDYFTGNNMRGFAPNRNKNSKWYMSPELYPSEKYPTFCSGTGYVFSGDLATKIYRASLGIRRLHLEDVYVGICLAKLRIEPTPPPNEFLFNHWRVSYSSCKYSHLITSHGFRPNELIKYWNHLQSNKHNACINSLKDRMGKHQQSRSNGKRPVS from the coding sequence ATGCAGTGGAAACGACGCCACTGCTGTTCACACATCGCAGGACTTGTATATCTCCTCGCACTGCTGGGGGTGCTGGCTTTTGTGGTCCATCAGGACTGGCTACCCGGACTCACAGGTGCATTGTGGCAGAGAGGGCATCCTATGGACTACAGGGGTGAGGGATTACACACTACCAAGGCCAAAGGGAACACAAGCTCTGGACAGGCTCTTTGGAGGTTTGTTATTGTTCCTCAGCCAACCTTTATGTCTGATGCCAACACCAGCTCCCAGCAGGAAGAGGGTGACTCCTCCCCTCAGGCAGAGACAGGTCTTGAGAACTCTCTGGCAGCCAACACTAGCCAAAGTGAAGAGGGAGGCCCAAGTTACAAACAAACCCTAGGGCCTTACCCTTATATTATAAACGAACCATACAAATGCCCTGAAAGCAAACTAGCGCCATTTCTGGTTTTGCTGATTGCCACTGAAGCTAGGCAAGTGGAGGCAAGGGATGCCATACGGCAGACATGGGGCAATGAGAGCGTTGCTCTGGGCGTAGGATTCATCCGGCTGTTTCTGCTAGGGACAAATAAAGGGGAGCTTGGCCGCTTACAGCAACGGACCCTGGAATCGGAGAGCCTGAGGCACCATGACATCATTCAACAGGACTTTCTGGACACCTACAACAACCTGACCACTAAGACCCTGATGGGAATAAACTGGGTAGCAATGTACTGTCGAAAGGCCAGCTATGTCATGAAAACAGACAGTGATATGTTTGTCAATACGGAGTACCTTGTTCACAAGCTGCTCAGGCCTGAACTGAAACCCAAGAAGGACTATTTCACAGGTAATAACATGAGAGGCTTTGCGCCCAACCGGAATAAAAACAGTAAGTGGTATATGTCCCCTGAGTTGTACCCAAGTGAGAAATATCCCACTTTCTGCTCAGGGACAGGTTATGTGTTCTCTGGGGATTTGGCCACAAAAATTTACAGAGCTTCCCTAGGCATCCGGCGTCTGCATTTAGAGGATGTGTATGTTGGGATATGTTTAGCCAAGCTACGGATAGAGCCCACACCACCACCCAATGAGTTCCTGTTCAACCACTGGCGGGTGTCTTACTCCAGCTGCAAGTACAGCCACCTGATAACATCACATGGGTTTCGTCCTAATGAACTCATTAAATATTGGAATCACCTGCAAAGCAACAAGCACAACGCCTGCATCAACTCACTGAAAGACAGGATGGGCAAACATCAACAGAGCAGATCGAATGGAAAGAGGCCTGTGTCATGA